The genomic stretch ATAGGTGTGCGCAATACCGGTGGGGCAGGCGGTGACCGCCACGATCTTCTTGGTAGCAGGTTTCTCAGATGCAGTAGCTTCTGCGGAGTCGGTCTGTGCCGTTGCGGCTTGAGCGGATGCGCCTGCGCCCGCCTCCTGCGCGTTCGATGCTGCCGAGTCGTTGGAGGCAGGAGCCTTCTTCGGGGCGCCGGTACCGAGCGCATCGTTCACAAGGTCTACGATTTCTTCGGGGGTTTGTGCCTCACGCAGGGATGCGGTGAAGCTCTTCTTCATGAGCGAACGTGCCAGCGTGGAGAGCAGTTTCAGGTGTTCCTGGTCGGCACCATCGGGGGCAGCGATGAAGAAGATCAGATCGGCAGGGCCGTCTTTCGCACCGAAGCTCACACCGGGCTTGGGTCGTGCCATCGCGAGGGTGGGTTCGGTAACCGCCGCGCTTCGGCAGTGCGGAATGGCGATACCGCCCGGGATGCCGGTGTCGGTCTTGGACTCGCGAGCTTCAGCAGCTGCGTACAGCTGATCGTAGTCGGTGGCACGTGAGGCATCGACGACGGCGTGCGCAAGCTTGCTGATGACGTCGAATTTAGTCTCTCCCAGATTCTGGTCTAGGAGCACCAGCTCTGGGGTAATGAGCTCAGACATAATACCCTCCTCGGGGCGTATGATGCGGTGCGCTATGATGCCTGTGTGGGGCGTTTTCAGTACGCACTCAAGTGTCCGTAAATATGTTTTGTTTTTAGCGTCTGACCAGGCTATATGCTATATGCCTGATATGGAATATAAGCTAACTGGAAAGCTGCCTTAGGGTTACTTTCTCGGGGGTTGTCATGGCCGCCGAAGGCATCTGTGTTCCGGGTAAGGACGCTGCCGCCGAGCCATGCGCAACCGCCTGCACGAGGCATTGCTGCGGCGACTCTCCCCGCTCATAAGCATAGAGAAAACCGGAGAGCGACGAATCCCCGGCGCCCACCGTGCTGCGCACCTTCACGGGTTCATGCTGTGCATGCCAGGCACCTTCGGCGGTCACGAGAACCGCGCCGGACCCGCCAAGGGTTGCCAGCACATAGGGAATGCCGTCATTCACCAAGGTTCGTGCGGTACGTGCGGTCAGCTCGGGGCTCGACTCCAGCTCTTCCCAATTCTCGGCGCCGGTCAGCTGTGCCAACTCCTCAGAATTCGGCTTAATCAATGTAGGCTTTATCTGCCCCGCAACGGTTGCGATCAGCGGTGCCTCAGAGGTATCGACGGCGATCTTGCCTTCATATCCGCTGGCGCGCAGCTTCGCACACAGCTCGGCGTAATACGTTGCCTCCAGTCCGCCAGGCAACGAACCGGCGAGTACCACCCAATCTGCGTTTTCTGATTGGGCGATCACGAGCGCATCCAGGGCATCGCGCAGCTTAGGAGTGAACTCGATGCCGGGGGCGTTAAGTTTAGTGGTCGTGCCGTCCGGATCAACCACGGTGATATTCGAGCGGATAGGCTCACCCGTGGGCAGATTCGCAAACTGCACGCCGCTCGCCGCAAGGGCGGTCAGCACGGGGTCGGTAGCCTCTCCCGGAACCACCGCAACAGTAGGCACCTGAGAAGTATGTAAGGCACGCGAAATATTGACCCCTTTACCGCCGGGGTCTTGAACCGCGCCTACCGCACGCTGAACGGCGCCATGCGCTAGAGGCGAGCCCAGTTCGATCGTGCGATCCAAACTAGGGTTAGCGGTGAGAGTCAGAATCATGCGATGAGCACCTCCACATGAGCGGCTTCAAGAGCCTGAGCAAGCGCACCATCGGGGGCGCGGTCGGTGATCATGGTATCGATATTCTCGAAGTCAGCAAAGCGCACAAGTGATTCCTGCCCAAACTTCGCAGAATCGCACAGAAGCACCACGCGCCGCGCCGACTTGCAGATCGCGGTCTTCACGATGGCCTCATTCATGCCGGGAGTGGAAACACCAAATTCGGCATCTATGCCGTTAGCACCAAGAAACGCAATATCGGGGCGTACCGTAGCGAAATATTCGGCGGCACGAGCACCAATCGCCGCCCAGGTCATCTTGCGCAGCTGACCGCCCACAAGTTCGAGGGTGACCCCCTCTGCCTCAGCAAGTTTGACCGCAATGTGCAGGGCATGGGTAATAATGATGCGGTCGCTGCCGGTCTTGAGGCTAAAGTTTTCTGACCCAATATAGTCCGCCAAAATCTCAATGGTCGAGCCGGCGTCAAGAACAATCGAACCCACATCAGAATCACGCAGATACTCATAAGCCTTCGCGGCGATGCGGCGCTTCTCGGGAGTATTCATGCCCTGACGTGAGGCAATAGAGGATTCCAGGGAGGTAGACTGCTCAACGGTAACGGCACCACCATGCACACGGCGCAGCTTACCCGCTTCTTCGAGGGCGGCAAGGTCTCGTCGCACAGTCTCCATGGTGACGTCATAGCGTCGAGCGAGATCAGCACCGTTAACGCGGCGTGCAGAAGATACCAGTTTCGCAATTTCGGCACGACGTTCTTCAGCAAACATATGCGCACATCACTTTCAAGGTATGGGTGTGGAGCGAACGAACCGTTCCACGCGAATTCTTAGGTCTGTATATCATGGCGGAACGGCGAATGCGTATCACCACTCAAGACAACAGTCTTGCCCTTGATTTTATGTGGGTTTATGTGGGTGCGTCAAGATAACCCACGGATAAATCATCGATTTTTTGTGAATTTACCCTCGAAACCACACTTAAGGTCAAATAATCCACAACAGACACACACTGTTCACCCCACAAAACATCTAAACCCACACCGGATGCGCGGATTCTGAAAGTTCGGGCGCGAGTGATTTTGATCTGCCTTTGAACCACAAAGGTTTTCTAGTGCGTGACGCGTTCAGGATGCGCCGGCTTACGCGAGCGCCTAGGGCTGTCGCCATTGCCAGAGCGAAGCGGAAGCATCCATATCCGTGAACTACCTCTTAACCCAGCGCATCAAGAAAGCACGTATACCCCAGGCGAAGAGGGAACCAACAAATGCACCCGTCCCGTTCATGAGCACGTCTATGGGGTCGCCGGTGCGTTCGAGCATCGCCGTTTGAATGAGTTCGATTCCGGCACTGACCGCTACCGCGCCCAGGGTAATTACCCCTACCCTGCGCCACGGGCGGGCACGGCAGAACAGCAACAGCATGAGCAAAAACCCGCCGGGGGCAAACATAATGACATTCGAGAGCTGTTCGATGCTCGCATAGGTGATAAACCCGGGAAGCCAACCCTGGGCGTGACCGGTATCGATAAGCGAGGCCAAGCGAGAACCGGCCTCGTTATCGTCCACATGCTGCGGGGCGAACACGATTGTGGCAACGGCGACGCAATACAGGGCAAAAAGCGCCCATCCGATTACCCGGAACACTCTGCCAGATCTACCAGACAAGACGGCCCCGTTCATCGAACACCGTGTTCTCATCAAAGGCGAAAAGCCCCTTAAGATCGACCTCTAGAGGCTCAGCGTTCGGCACAGTCTGCGTATGCTCGTACCCCTGCGCCGCCGAAATAGCGCGGCGAATCAGGCTCCCGTGGCTCACCGCGATGATGTGCTCCCCGGGATACTGGCGCACAATTTCACGCAGAACACGCACGGCACGCACATACACATCACGTTCGGTCTCTACCTGCGGATAGTAGCGGTCGGGGGCGCGGCGCTCGGGAACGGGAATATTCACGCCCTCGGCGGCGCCATAATTACGTTCCACCAAGTCAGGGTAGGTTTCACTGACCGGAAGCCCGAAATCCTCGCCCACCAGCTGCGCGGTTTCATAAGCCCGCGACAGTGGTGAAGAAATCACACGGTCATAGCTCAAACCCAGTCTGCGCAGTTTCGCCCCGGTTTCACGCGCCTGTGCGCGACCGGTATCGTTCAGCGGAATATCGCTGATACCCTGCATGAGCTGGTTCTTATTCCACTCGGTCTGTCCGTGGCGAATTAGCGTAAGCGAACCGCCCGCCAGGTTCTTAGGGAAAGGTTCGGCGTGCAGCTTAGGCTGGCGGCTGACCAGTACGTGGGCATCAATCGCATCGTCAAGATAATCGATAGGAAGCTCGGTGAGCGAAGCATTCGGAGGAATCGGGAACATGCCGTCAATCGTCTCGTAACCCTCATGTTCGCGGCCTTCCAGAAGCACGGTCATCGTCACCGCAATCAGCATGCCGTGGGTAGCCACCACAATGTTCTTACCCTCATGCTCGCGGCGCACCCGGTTCAGAGCGGTCAGGGCGCGGCTCACCAGGGCCTCGCGCTCCTCAACCCCGTATTTATGCCCATCCGTGCGGGATGCCGCCACCAGCTCAGGGGTTGCAGCCTCACCCTCCAAATCACCGAATGAGCGTTCTTCTAATCCCGCGTATGCGCCCAGATACGGCACCCCAAGCGCCCGGGCAACAATCTGACCGCTCTCCGCCGCACGCTCAAGCGGGGACGAAACCACACCGTCAATCTGCACGCCATGCTGAGCCATCTCACGCAGTTGCGGCACGGCACCCCGAATCTGTTCACGCCCCGTATCGTTCAACGGAATATCGGTTCTGCCCTGAAACCGATGATTAATATTCCAGTCGGTCTGCCCGTGCCGAAGCAGAAAAATCTTACCGGGCGTTTCAGCGTGTTCATGGTGGGTCTGTGCGTCAGTCATGGTCTTAAGTATGGCATCATCCTCACGATTTAGAGCCGTATCCCAGAACACGCCCCGCTCATCCTTAGGGATGAAAACCCGCGCAAAACCCGGCATTATCGCCGTATTTTTTCACTCCGTAGACGGATAAAAACGCCCCGTCTCCCTTGGAAAAATGGATGCTATGAATACTTCTTACACCTCATACGCACCCGTCATCTCGGTGCGCAACCTTACCAAATCCTACGGACAGCACACAGTACTGCGCGATATTTCGCTCGATATTTATCCCGGCGAATCCGTGGCCGTCATGGGACCCTCCGGTTCCGGAAAAACCACGCTTCTGCACGCGCTCTCCGGCATTATTCGCATTGACTCGGGCACCATTCAGGTGCTCGGCGGCGGACCCGAGATACCGGGCGGGCGCGTTGAACTCGGCGCCCTAAGCGAAAAACAGCGCACAAGCCTGCGCGCAAACTCCTTCGGATTCATCTTCCAGCAAGGGCTCCTCATACCCGAGCTCACCGCAGAAGAAAACGTCTCGCTCGCCGCCATGATCTCCGGGATGTCGCGCGAGCAGGCACGCGGCGCATCCGCAAACCTGCTCGCCCGGCTGGGGCTAGGCGACATGTGCGAGAAACGCATCGGCGAACTTTCCGGCGGGCAGGCACAGCGCGTGGCAATTGCGCGTTCACAGATTACCGGTGCACCGATTACCTTTGCGGATGAACCCACCGGCGCACTCGACAGCGTGACCGCCCAAGAGGTCATGGATCTTCTGCTCACACTCGTTCCGCAGCAGGGTAAAACCCTTGTGATCGTCACCCACGATCCGCAGGTTGCGGCGCAATGCTCCCGCACCATCCACCTGCACGACGGGCAGATTGTGCAGGATAACCGGCAGGACTCTGCCGCGCCCGGGCAGCAGGGCGGGGATTCGGCGCAGTACCGGGCGCCCGCGCCGCCGAGCCAGCCGGTACCGCCTCAGGATGCGGCACCCGCTCCTTCCGCACAACCGGGCGTCTTCCAGCCAGGGAACCCCGCGGTAAACCCTCCCCAAACATACAACCGGGTTTCCGTGCAAACCCAGCTGCCCGCGAACGTTCGCTACTCTCCCGCCCATACTCCGGGCACGGCGCACACCGCGGTCTCACGCAACCATGCACCAGCGCCATATAAACCCGCCCGGCGTCTTTTCTCGATGCGCGGCCTCCTGGGGAAAGGCGCCTAAGAATGCAGACCTTCAAACTTCTCGCGCGCCGCACCCTGCCCACCTCACAGGCGGTTCTTCCGGTGCTTGCGTTTGCCGCATCTGCGGCGCTCTTTCTGCTGATTGCCGGAGGTATTCACGCCTTCTACACCTGGCTGGGCGGGGATGCCAGCACGGCCACCTCGGTCGAGGCGGGATCCGGAACCAAAAACACGGCGCACACGATGCAGCCGCTATACCTGATGCTCGCCTGGATCAGCGGGTTCCTGCTGCTCACCCCGCTCTTCACGCTCGGCGCATCCGCGGCACGGCTTAGCGCACGCCGCCGCGACGACCGCCTGGCAACCCTGCGGCTGCTGGGCGCCTCCACCCGGCGACTTACCCTCTACACCATGCTCGATTCCGTGATCTACGCTGCGGTTGGGTTCGTGCTCGGGTTTATTGTGTACCTGATTCTGGTGCTGCCCTTCGGGATGCTGCGCTTCCAGAACATCCCGCTGGGTCCCGAAAATATGTTGCTGCCGTTGCCTATCGTGCTGGTCTGCGGGATTGTGTGCCTGATCATCGCCGCAACTAGTTCGCTCTTTGGGCTCTCTAAAGTGACCATCAGCCCACTGGGGGTACGCACCCGTTCGGACAAACCGTCCCTAGGTAAACGCGCCCTCATTCTGGGCTGTGCGCTTCTAGTGGTGGGTTTCGTCGGGGCGATTGCCTCCCACATTATGAATCTCGCCGCTGATTCGATGGGCTCGAACGGGTTCGTGCTGGTGCTAGTAACCACCATCATGTTTGGGCTGCCGATCCTGCTCACGATGCTCGCCGTAGACCTGATTGGCGGGTTCGTGGTGGGCCTGTACGCCCGCATTCGGGTTCGCACCGCCCGCACCCCCGCAACCTTGCTGGCATATCGCTCTATTATGGAATCGCCGCGCGCCGCCTGGCGGCAGGTCTCCGGGGTGGCCATGACCACGTTTATTGCCGCTTTCGTGGGACCGATTCTGGGCATGGTCAATTCCGCGCCGGGTGTGGAAGAAGGCTCGGCGGAGTCCTATCTTATTGGGGATATATTGCAGGGTCTAGTGCTGGTGCTGTTCCTCTCCTACCTGCTGGTAGCGCTTTCGGCGCTGCTGAACCAGTCCGCCGCTATCTATGAGCGCGGTTCATTGTATTCTTCTCTGCGGATGATGGGTACTGAAGCTACGGTTTTGAAGCGTTCGAGGCGCATCGTAGTGTTTGGCCCACTGCTGCTGGTGAGCTGTATGTCTGCGGTGGTGGCACTGCCGCTATTCGTGCTGCTGCTTGGTTCGGCGCTCACCGAGACGGGGCTGCTGTACACCGCGGCGCTGGTATTCGGTTCGATTGCGGTGGGGCTGGGATTGGTGTTTGCGGCGCTGGCGGCAACCGGGCCCGTCATGGAGCAGGTCAGCCGCAAACCGGTCTCGGCGGTGTAGGATTTTCTTTTCCCTTGTCCGCGAGCAGGCGGTTTTTGGTCCGAGCAGGTAGGAAAATCCTACCTTTTCGGCAAAATCCTACCTGCTCGCGGCATACACTAAGCGTTAAGACTAAAACTCGAACGGGTTGAGAATATCGAGGTCCATGCCCTGAAAATCTGCAACGTTACGAGTCACCAGCATCAGATGATGTTCTCGGGCGGTGGCGCCGATCAGCGCATCGTATTCTGATTTCTTATGCGGCACGTAGAGTTCAGCGCAGGTGAGAGCAACCTCTAAAGAAACCGGCAGAATGCGCCCCGCAAACTCCGGCGCAAACTCATGAGAAAACCATTGCTGCAGAACCTGAGCCTGAGCCGCATCTTTACGGGCATGCCGCAGAATTCCTGTGCGAATCTCCATCATGCTAATCACGCTGATATACACGTCGTTCACGTCTACGTGTTCCACCCAACGGCGCACCGAAGGATGAATTCTGCCCGAGTGGTATTTACGCAGTTCAGAGATCACGTTTGTATCGGCAAGGTACACGGATTAGTTCTCCTCGCTGCCGAAAAAGTCACCATCGCCAGCGAAGTCTACCTCACGGTGAGGATTTGGGATGCTCGGTTCGCGGTCAATATCAAAATCAATCTCGCCCGCCTCTGCCGACATGGTGGAAAGCGCATCCGCCAAGGAACGCCGAGGTTGCGGTTGGGCCAGTCGTTGATAGTCTTCAATACTCAAAATAACGTTGGTCGGTGTGCCGCGTTTGGTAATAAAGACGGGTTCTTCTGCGGCAAGGCGCAGGGCGGCGCTGGCATTCTGATTAAATTCGCGTGCTGATACTGTAGTCGTCATAGTTTTCTCTCCCCCAAAGTCCAATTGTAGTAATGTTACTATATTTCAGAATACCGCGAGCAGGTAGGATTTTGCCGAAAAGGTAGGATTTTCCTACCTGCTCGCACCAAAAACCACCTGCTCGCGGAATAGGAGTAATAGGAGGGCGGGTGTGAGAAGATGGAGACATGTTTGAACACACCGTGCCCGCATCCTGGTTCCCCCGCTGCGCAATCTTCGACTGCGACGGGGTTCTTCTCGATTCCGAGACCGCCTGGAACCGCGTGCAGCGCGAACTCTTCAACCGTTGGAATATCCCCTTCAGCGACGACCTCGAAGAGCAGTTAACCGGGCTTTCCGCGCATCAGGTTGCCGAAACGCTCGCGCATCTCTCATACACTGGCGACCCTAACAACACCCAGGAATACGCCCAGCATCAGCACAATACGCTCACTGAACTTGCACGCATCGAAGCAGATATTATCAACGCCGGTGTGGATCTCGTGCCCGGCGCCCAAGAATTCCTCAGCTACCTGGGCGAGCATATGCCCGTGGCCGTCGCGTCCAACTCCACGGCAGGCATTCTCGACATCAAAATGCACACCTACGGGTACGCCCCGCTCGTGCGCACCTGGGTCAGCTGCGACGACGTTCCCCACGGCAAACCCGCACCCGATATCTACCGGGAGGCGGCACGTCGCCTAGGGTTCGCCGGGCCGGATGCGCTCAGCATCGAAGACTCACCGGCGGGCGCGCAGGCGGCACGAGACGCCGGAACTAAGGTTCTTATTTATGCACCCCACGGTGACTTTGCGACTGCACCGCGCGGGTTTGGGCACTTCGACACGTTTACCGACCCGCAGCTTTGGCGTACGGCGCGCGACTGGGTGGCACGGCTGGAGGATTCGGCGGTGAAAGCATCCACAACCCTGATGGCGGAGAGCTAAAATGACACCTCAGAACCCGGGTAAAGATGCCCGCAACGAGCAGAATTTTGGCGACCAACCCGAGAAGAACTCAGAGCGAAACCAGACTGAACAGGCTCGCCCGAACCAGCATGAACAAAACCCGCGCGGGCATTATCAGAGCGGGCAGGGGCGCTACGGTTTGCGCTTTGAAAACATGAGCGCCGAAGAACTCGAATACTACCGCCCGTTCTGGGAAGAAAAACCCGACCCGGATGCGGTTCCTCCCGAACTCATCGACCACCTGAAGGTGCGGGCGCGCCGCCGCCTGGTGAACGCCCTCAGCCTGATTGCCGTGGCGGTCGGGGTAACCCTCACACTCTCGGGCATGCTCTCAAGCGCCCTGTACCTTTCACTCCCCGGGGCTCTAACCTTCGGGACAGGCATCTTCGGCTGGGTCGCGGTGCGCCGTCGCCTCTTCGCCTGGCTGCGCCTGCCCGGGGAGAGCGCGCTCAAACGCGGCGAACGAAGCCGCTGGTGGATACTGCCGCACGTGCTGGCGGCGGCGGGAACCGCATCTATTCTGGGGTGTTTCTCGGTGGTGCCGATTATTTACGCGCATGTGGACGATACGCTTAGGCGCAATCACATCGTCATGTGGGGCGAGATCGGCACGACCCTGCTGATTTTCGCGGCGCTCATCTACGGCATGATGGCGCTCGGTGAATACACGCAGCAGGACGACGACGAACGGGTGCTGCGCCCCACCGATTACGCCCAGCAGAAGGGCACATCCGGCGATGCACCGCAGATTCCGCGATACCGCCCGGGGATGCTCAACCCGCGCCATAAAGATGATTCCTCGTCATAGCGGATGCGGTTACGGATGTCTTGATGGGCACGGGCGGGTGGTTCCCCGCCTCAGCCGGTGAGTGATTGAATGCCCGCACCACCACCTCAACCGATGAGTGGTTGGGTGCCCGCATAACCACCATGCTCCAGCTCAAACATTGCGCGTTCGCTGGCGCTCACGACGCAAAACTCGCAACTCGCACGGAATGATGCGGGCTGCGCCAACAACATTCCACGGGTCGACAGTTCCCCGTTACCTCTGTGGCATGTTCGAGAAAAACCCACTCACCCGGCACACGCAAGAAACACAAAAAGGAACCAGGCTCGGGCTGCACTATACATTCACAAGCCCAAACATAACTCAAGGGGTTTCCCACGAAGAGCGATTGCTTCACGGGAAACCCCTTGAGTGTGCCTGATCCGGCGAATCCTAGCGGCGCAGAGCCTTCTTCGCCAGCATATTACCAATGAGCTGCACGAGCTGCACCAGCACAATAATGACCGCAACCACGGCCCAGGTGATCTGGTCCTGGAACCTCTGGTAACCGTCCACAATAGCGACCTTACCCAGGCCGCCGCCACCCACGTACCCGGCCATGGCCGACATATCGACCACGCCGATCACGATGAAGGTGTAGCCCAGGATTAGTGGTCCGAGCGATTCGGGGATCATCACGGTGAAGAGAATCCGCAGCTTGGAGGCACCCATCGCGCGGGCAGCCTCAATCACGCCCGGATCAATCGAGACCATGTTCTGCTCCACAATGCGCGCGATAGCGAAGGATGCGCCGAAGGTCATCGCGAAGATCGCCGCGTTTATGCCTAAACGGGTCTGTACTACCGCACTGGTGAGCGGGCCTAAAGCCGCGATCAGAATAATGAACGGGATAGGCCGCACGATATTCACCAGCACGTTCAGCACCGTGTAAGCAAACCGGTTCTGGAAGATATTTCCGGTGCGCGTGGTGTACAGCAAGGCGCCCATAATCAGACCGAGAAGACCGGCGATCACCATCGTGACAGAGACCATGTACAGGGTATCGAAGATGGCGGGAACCAGCTTATCGGGAATGAAGGTATCCCAATTCACCGACCGGGTTGATGCCGCTAACGGCAGAGTAGTCACAAGTGCAGACATTAGCGCACCTCCTGTACGCGGGTTACGGTCTTCAGCTCGGCAACCGCGGCATCAATACTCGTCACATCGCCAAGAAGTTCAAGGGTGAGGGTTCCGTAGGCTTTCCCCTGCAAGGTCTCAATGCCGCCGTGCACAATATTGAAGCGCACGTTCCGCGAGCCCAGGTACGCCAGGATTTTGCCGAGTTCCTGGTTGCCTTCCACGATCTCGACGTTCACCAGGTAGCCCTTGTGGTTCTTGCGCAGCGCGGCAGCCGCATCGCCGGTGGGGCTCTGCTTGACGGTGGTCGCCACGAATCGTTGCGCAACCTCGGTCTGCGGATTCGAGAAAACCTCGTAAACGCTTCCGGTTTCGACCACGCGGCCTTCTTCCATGACCGCCACACGATCGGCGATCGAGGAAACAACATCCATTTCGTGGGTAATCACGATAACCGTAATCCCAAGCTCACGATTGACCTCTTTGAGCAGCTCAAGTACCTCATGCGTGGTTTCCGGGTCAAGGGCGCTGGTTGCTTCATCCGCCAACAGCAGGGAGGGCTTCGTGGCAAGCGCACGGGCGATACCCACGCGCTGTTTCTGCCCGCCGGAAAGCTGGCTCGGGTAGTATTTCGCGCGGTCTGCCAAGCCCACGAATTCGAGCATCTCCTGCACGCGTTTGGTGCGTTCTCCTTTGCTCCATCCGGCAACCTTGAGCGGGAACTCCACGTTTTGGGCTACGGTGCGCGAGTTCATGAGGTTGAACTGCTGGAAGATCATGCCGATATTGGTACGGACTTTTTGCAGCTCAAGGTCACGTTTACCGGAAATCTCGAAGCCGTCTACGGTTAGGGTGCCGCTGGTGGTGCTCTCCAGCCCGTTGATCAGGCGCACCAGGGTGGATTTGCCTGCGCCCGAGTAGCCGATAATCGCGAAGATCTCGCCCTTCTTGACGGTGAGGGAAACGTTTTTGACGGCGGCAACTTCTTTTTTGCCCTTGCCGAAAATTTTGGAGACGTTATCGATCGTGACCATGGGCTCGGCGCCGGTGTCCGCTGCGCCGGGGCTGATGAGGGTGTTAGTGCCCTTCGGTGTGGTGGCGCCGGGCTCTGGGTTCTTCGCCCACGGGGCTGCCTGTTCGCTCACTGTACGCTCTCTTTGCTCTCGTGTGTTTTAGGGCTGGGGCAAAATACGCCGGATGCGCTCGTACTCGGCGGCGCGCATCCGCATGTATTCACCCCAGGGACGGCAAAGGCGGTAAGCCGGTTTTCGCCTAGTTTTTCAGGGAAATTCCGGGTTACCGCATTTACCGTGTGCACTCATGCACGTGTCTGTTTTACTTGCGAAGCGCCGATTCTTCTTTCTGCAGCGCCTGCTTCAGTTCGTCCTGGGAGAGGTTCACCTCAACCGCAGTGTTCTTGGAGTCTTCCTTCACGGCATCCTGCACAGGCTGGGTGTGGAAGATTTCAACGACCTTCTTGTAGGTTTCGTCGTCTACCTTATCCTTCTGCGCCACGAACAGGTTCACGTAGCGGCGGGCGTCGGGGTTGTTGGGGTCGTCCTGCGCGAGGGCGTCCGAGGGGTTCAGACCCGCATCCGCCAAGAAGGTGTTATTGATGACGGAGGCGTCCACGGAGTCCAGGGATACCACGGTCTGCGATGCGTCCACGGGGGTCACCTTGACCTTGGACTTCTCGGTGTCAATATCGTCGTGGGTGGGGCTGTGCACGTCAGACTTGAGGGTTACCAGGTTCTGGGCCTTCAGCAGCAGAATGGCGCGCGCCTCGTTCACGGGGTCGTTCGGGACGGCAATGGTACCGTCCTGGGGAATTTCGTCTACCTTCTTGTGCTTCTGTGAGAAGAGAGCCATGGGGTAAATATTGGTTGAACCGACGATCTGCAGATCTTTACCCGAGTTCACGTTGTAGCTCGCCAGGTATGCGATGTGCTGGAAGCGGTTCAGGTCGGTATCACCCGATTCCACGGAGGGGTTGGGCTGGTTGTAGTC from Rothia dentocariosa ATCC 17931 encodes the following:
- a CDS encoding methionine ABC transporter ATP-binding protein, yielding MSEQAAPWAKNPEPGATTPKGTNTLISPGAADTGAEPMVTIDNVSKIFGKGKKEVAAVKNVSLTVKKGEIFAIIGYSGAGKSTLVRLINGLESTTSGTLTVDGFEISGKRDLELQKVRTNIGMIFQQFNLMNSRTVAQNVEFPLKVAGWSKGERTKRVQEMLEFVGLADRAKYYPSQLSGGQKQRVGIARALATKPSLLLADEATSALDPETTHEVLELLKEVNRELGITVIVITHEMDVVSSIADRVAVMEEGRVVETGSVYEVFSNPQTEVAQRFVATTVKQSPTGDAAAALRKNHKGYLVNVEIVEGNQELGKILAYLGSRNVRFNIVHGGIETLQGKAYGTLTLELLGDVTSIDAAVAELKTVTRVQEVR
- a CDS encoding methionine ABC transporter permease, whose amino-acid sequence is MSALVTTLPLAASTRSVNWDTFIPDKLVPAIFDTLYMVSVTMVIAGLLGLIMGALLYTTRTGNIFQNRFAYTVLNVLVNIVRPIPFIILIAALGPLTSAVVQTRLGINAAIFAMTFGASFAIARIVEQNMVSIDPGVIEAARAMGASKLRILFTVMIPESLGPLILGYTFIVIGVVDMSAMAGYVGGGGLGKVAIVDGYQRFQDQITWAVVAVIIVLVQLVQLIGNMLAKKALRR
- a CDS encoding MetQ/NlpA family ABC transporter substrate-binding protein; translated protein: MKKFVAALAVVPLVFSLAACGSSSNNGNGNNKKVTIGVVGTEKANDVLKEEAAKQGIDIEYQEFTDYNQPNPSVESGDTDLNRFQHIAYLASYNVNSGKDLQIVGSTNIYPMALFSQKHKKVDEIPQDGTIAVPNDPVNEARAILLLKAQNLVTLKSDVHSPTHDDIDTEKSKVKVTPVDASQTVVSLDSVDASVINNTFLADAGLNPSDALAQDDPNNPDARRYVNLFVAQKDKVDDETYKKVVEIFHTQPVQDAVKEDSKNTAVEVNLSQDELKQALQKEESALRK
- a CDS encoding DUF1109 domain-containing protein, translating into MTPQNPGKDARNEQNFGDQPEKNSERNQTEQARPNQHEQNPRGHYQSGQGRYGLRFENMSAEELEYYRPFWEEKPDPDAVPPELIDHLKVRARRRLVNALSLIAVAVGVTLTLSGMLSSALYLSLPGALTFGTGIFGWVAVRRRLFAWLRLPGESALKRGERSRWWILPHVLAAAGTASILGCFSVVPIIYAHVDDTLRRNHIVMWGEIGTTLLIFAALIYGMMALGEYTQQDDDERVLRPTDYAQQKGTSGDAPQIPRYRPGMLNPRHKDDSSS